One genomic segment of [Limnothrix rosea] IAM M-220 includes these proteins:
- the ftsH4 gene encoding ATP-dependent zinc metalloprotease FtsH4: MSIKDKPPSRARQIGSILLWVTGLFFLFNAFFPTFFGNPTPQVPYSLFISQVEDGQVVKASVGDKEIRYQLNEAVDQEATILRTTPIFDLDLPKRLEANGVEFAAPPPSNNFFGNILGWVIPPIIFVAIWQFFIGRNAGGGAGGALSFTRSKAKVYVEEDSTKITFDDVAGVDEAKTELTEIVDFLKTPQRYTAIGAKIPKGVLLVGPPGTGKTLMAKAVAGEAGVPFFSISGSEFVELFVGAGAARVRDLFEQAKKKAPCIIFIDELDAIGKSRASNGVMGGNDEREQTLNQLLTEMDGFAAGDATVIVLAATNRPETLDPALLRPGRFDRQVLVDRPDLGGRLKILEIYASKVKLNDEVNLKEIATRTPGFAGADLANLVNEAALLAARNHRETVAQADFAEAIERVVAGLEKKSRVLSDKEKKIVAYHEVGHALVGALLPGGGKVAKISIVPRGMAALGYTLQMPTEDRFLMDEREMRDQIATLLGGRSAEEIIFGSITTGAANDLQRATDLAERMVTTYGMSKVLGPLAYEKGQQNNFLGEGMMNPRRMVSDETAKAIDAEVKEIVESAHQQALAILKENHDLLETISQKILDTEVIEGDLLQELLANVKTPASVEPVEAIA; this comes from the coding sequence ATGAGCATTAAAGACAAGCCTCCATCACGAGCTAGGCAAATCGGTTCTATCCTCCTTTGGGTAACCGGATTATTCTTTTTATTTAATGCCTTTTTCCCAACGTTTTTCGGGAATCCCACGCCTCAAGTTCCCTATAGTCTTTTTATTAGCCAAGTTGAAGATGGCCAAGTCGTAAAAGCCTCCGTCGGTGATAAGGAAATTCGCTATCAGCTTAATGAAGCAGTCGATCAAGAGGCGACAATTCTCCGCACAACCCCAATTTTTGATCTTGATCTTCCGAAACGTCTTGAAGCAAATGGTGTCGAATTTGCAGCGCCTCCGCCAAGTAACAATTTCTTTGGTAATATTCTTGGCTGGGTCATTCCACCGATTATTTTCGTTGCCATTTGGCAATTTTTTATTGGGCGTAATGCTGGCGGTGGTGCTGGTGGCGCTTTATCCTTTACCCGCAGTAAGGCTAAGGTTTACGTAGAGGAAGATTCCACTAAAATCACCTTTGACGATGTTGCGGGGGTGGACGAGGCAAAGACTGAGTTGACGGAAATTGTTGATTTTCTGAAAACGCCCCAACGTTATACGGCGATCGGTGCAAAGATTCCCAAAGGTGTTTTGCTTGTCGGCCCCCCCGGAACGGGTAAGACTCTGATGGCTAAGGCTGTTGCTGGTGAAGCTGGTGTCCCTTTCTTCTCCATCTCCGGTTCTGAATTTGTGGAGTTGTTTGTTGGTGCTGGTGCTGCGCGTGTCCGCGACTTGTTTGAGCAAGCGAAGAAGAAAGCGCCTTGTATTATTTTTATTGACGAGCTGGATGCGATTGGTAAATCCCGTGCTTCTAATGGTGTGATGGGTGGCAATGATGAGCGGGAACAAACTCTTAATCAGTTGCTGACTGAAATGGATGGTTTTGCGGCAGGTGATGCGACGGTCATTGTGCTCGCTGCGACTAACCGTCCTGAAACTTTAGACCCAGCATTGCTACGTCCGGGTCGTTTTGACCGTCAGGTTCTTGTTGATCGTCCTGATCTTGGGGGTCGCCTGAAGATTCTTGAAATCTATGCGAGCAAGGTTAAATTAAATGATGAGGTTAATCTCAAGGAAATTGCGACGAGAACGCCGGGTTTTGCGGGTGCTGATTTGGCCAACCTTGTGAATGAAGCGGCGCTACTTGCAGCTCGAAACCACCGTGAGACGGTTGCTCAGGCAGATTTTGCGGAAGCGATTGAACGGGTTGTGGCGGGTCTTGAGAAAAAGAGTCGTGTGCTGTCGGATAAGGAGAAGAAAATTGTTGCTTATCACGAAGTGGGTCATGCTCTAGTTGGTGCGCTACTGCCCGGTGGTGGTAAGGTGGCAAAAATTTCGATTGTGCCCCGTGGGATGGCGGCGCTTGGTTATACTTTGCAAATGCCGACGGAAGATCGTTTCTTGATGGATGAGCGGGAAATGCGTGATCAGATTGCGACTCTACTGGGTGGGCGATCGGCGGAGGAAATTATTTTCGGTTCGATTACCACGGGCGCGGCTAATGATTTACAACGGGCAACGGATCTTGCGGAACGGATGGTCACGACCTATGGCATGAGTAAAGTGCTTGGGCCCCTTGCCTATGAAAAGGGTCAACAAAATAACTTCCTTGGTGAGGGCATGATGAATCCCCGTCGTATGGTCAGTGATGAAACGGCGAAGGCTATTGATGCGGAAGTGAAAGAGATTGTGGAGTCGGCACATCAGCAGGCGCTGGCAATTTTGAAGGAAAATCACGACCTACTCGAAACTATCTCCCAAAAGATTTTGGATACTGAGGTAATCGAAGGGGATTTGCTGCAAGAACTGTTGGCTAATGTAAAAACTCCTGCGTCGGTTGAGCCTGTCGAGGCGATCGCCTAA
- a CDS encoding UDP-glucose dehydrogenase family protein → MKVCVIGTGYVGLVTGVCLSHVGHEVICIDNNEQKVKLMQSGRSPIYEPGLSELMQSSMDSGRLQFSTDLGMGVNHGEIMFIAVGTPALPNGESDTRYVEAVARGIGEHLPTDVYKVIVNKSTVPIGSGDWVRMIVLDGVKEKGGDPTSVQFDVVSNPEFLREGSAIKDTFNTDRIVLGSSNDKAIALMKQLYEPLVSGKFSDEGTPTPIPVVETDLNSAEMIKYAANAFLATKISFINEVANVCDRVGADVLQVAKGIGLDSRIGNKFLQAGLGWGGSCFPKDVSALIHTAEDYGYHTQILEAAVEVNKRQKLIVLEKLQQELKILKGKTIGLLGLTFKPDTDDMRDAPSLKLIAELNRLGARVKAYDPIVSPNGISHGLTGVLIESSPEMLADDCDALVLVTDWAEFLELDYSALGDRLQNRLMIDGRNFLDKDNLAECGFRYVGVGH, encoded by the coding sequence ATGAAAGTTTGCGTTATCGGAACAGGATATGTTGGTCTCGTTACGGGTGTTTGTCTCTCCCATGTGGGTCATGAGGTTATTTGCATCGACAACAATGAACAAAAGGTTAAGTTGATGCAGTCTGGGCGATCGCCCATTTACGAACCGGGTTTATCGGAGTTGATGCAGTCCTCGATGGATTCTGGCCGGTTACAGTTTTCGACGGATCTGGGCATGGGAGTAAACCATGGCGAAATTATGTTTATCGCTGTGGGAACACCGGCATTACCCAATGGCGAGAGTGATACCCGCTATGTAGAAGCTGTGGCGCGGGGTATCGGTGAACATCTTCCCACGGATGTTTATAAGGTAATCGTCAACAAGTCGACTGTGCCCATTGGGTCTGGTGACTGGGTGCGGATGATCGTGCTCGATGGCGTTAAGGAAAAGGGGGGTGATCCAACCTCTGTGCAGTTTGATGTGGTCAGTAATCCTGAGTTTTTGCGGGAAGGTTCGGCCATCAAAGACACGTTTAATACAGACCGCATTGTCCTCGGCAGCAGTAACGACAAGGCGATCGCCCTGATGAAGCAGCTCTACGAACCCCTTGTGAGCGGCAAATTTAGCGACGAAGGTACGCCTACTCCCATTCCGGTTGTTGAAACAGACCTCAACTCCGCTGAAATGATTAAATATGCAGCCAATGCTTTTCTCGCCACAAAAATTAGTTTTATTAATGAAGTGGCCAATGTCTGCGATCGCGTTGGTGCTGACGTGTTACAAGTTGCCAAGGGGATTGGTTTAGATAGCCGCATTGGCAATAAATTTTTGCAAGCAGGTTTAGGCTGGGGCGGATCTTGTTTTCCGAAGGATGTTTCTGCCCTCATTCACACAGCGGAAGACTACGGCTACCACACCCAGATTTTAGAAGCAGCAGTAGAAGTCAATAAGCGTCAAAAACTGATCGTCCTTGAAAAACTACAACAGGAACTAAAAATCCTGAAAGGCAAAACCATTGGTTTATTGGGACTCACCTTTAAACCCGATACTGACGATATGCGCGATGCTCCGTCTCTTAAACTCATCGCTGAGCTAAATCGCCTTGGTGCGCGAGTAAAGGCCTATGATCCGATTGTTTCTCCCAATGGTATTAGTCATGGATTGACGGGGGTTTTGATTGAGTCTAGTCCGGAGATGCTCGCCGATGATTGTGATGCCCTTGTCCTCGTCACTGACTGGGCAGAGTTTCTTGAGCTCGACTACAGCGCATTAGGCGATCGCCTCCAAAATCGTTTAATGATTGATGGCCGCAATTTCCTTGACAAAGATAATTTGGCAGAGTGTGGCTTCCGCTACGTTGGTGTCGGTCACTAA
- a CDS encoding BCD family MFS transporter, producing MTISDLPQSLPDQLPSVGPLTMMRLGLFNMGLGLMAVLTLAVLNRVMISELDIPATVTAGALAVPQFMAPARVFFGQLSDRKKIFGLHRSGYVWIGTILFGSAVLVAVQIVWKLAELVQANGSWVWSGEMTFWAIALGAVLGFYGLALSSSSTPFTALLVDISEEKTRSKIVAIVWSMLLVGVVIGGISGSIFLGKIQQSGIILGANVGSMLSQGEKLLNTPIDSLRGPINSLFIIAPAIAFGLGLLGTIGVERKYSRFQRRNAATKREDQITFTESLKIVTSSRQTAIFFSFLVVFTISLFMQEAVLEPYGGEVFGMSIGESTLLNSYWGMGVLVGYSATGFLVVPRIGKKNTARLGCVLVAVCFGLMILAGVTQKPEILKYALVLFGAATGIGTIGAISLMLDLTAAETAGTFIGTWALAQAMSRAIATLLGGVVLDIGRAIFGVPLLAYGSVFVLQAIGMICALIVLERVNVREFKENTKQAIATILEGELDG from the coding sequence ATGACAATTTCTGACCTTCCCCAATCTCTACCCGACCAATTGCCCTCTGTGGGGCCTTTGACAATGATGCGTCTGGGTCTTTTCAATATGGGTCTGGGTTTAATGGCCGTACTCACCCTTGCCGTCCTCAACCGCGTGATGATCAGTGAGCTGGATATTCCGGCGACCGTTACCGCCGGCGCACTGGCTGTACCGCAATTTATGGCACCAGCGCGGGTCTTTTTTGGGCAACTCTCTGACCGTAAAAAAATCTTTGGGCTACACCGCAGTGGCTATGTCTGGATCGGCACAATTTTATTTGGTTCAGCCGTTTTGGTAGCGGTGCAAATTGTCTGGAAATTAGCCGAACTCGTTCAGGCAAATGGCAGTTGGGTCTGGTCTGGCGAAATGACGTTTTGGGCGATCGCCTTGGGTGCTGTTTTAGGATTTTATGGCTTAGCCCTAAGTTCTAGTTCTACCCCTTTCACCGCGTTGCTCGTTGATATTTCAGAAGAGAAAACCCGTTCTAAAATTGTCGCAATAGTTTGGTCAATGCTCCTAGTGGGTGTGGTGATTGGCGGTATTAGCGGTAGTATTTTCCTCGGAAAAATTCAGCAATCCGGTATCATTCTGGGCGCTAATGTTGGGTCAATGCTCAGCCAAGGTGAAAAACTGCTCAATACCCCCATTGATAGTTTGCGTGGCCCGATCAATTCTTTATTTATCATCGCCCCGGCGATCGCCTTCGGTTTAGGCTTGCTGGGCACAATTGGTGTCGAACGCAAATATTCCCGGTTTCAGCGGCGCAACGCTGCGACAAAACGAGAAGATCAAATTACCTTTACAGAATCTTTAAAAATTGTCACCAGCAGTCGTCAAACCGCAATTTTCTTTAGCTTTTTAGTGGTTTTTACCATTAGTTTGTTCATGCAAGAAGCCGTTCTTGAACCCTATGGCGGCGAAGTCTTTGGCATGTCCATCGGCGAAAGTACCCTGCTAAATTCCTATTGGGGCATGGGAGTTTTAGTCGGTTATAGTGCCACGGGATTTCTCGTTGTCCCAAGGATCGGGAAAAAAAATACCGCGCGTTTAGGTTGTGTATTAGTGGCCGTTTGCTTTGGCCTCATGATCCTTGCAGGCGTTACTCAAAAACCGGAAATACTCAAATATGCATTGGTGCTATTCGGTGCTGCGACGGGCATTGGCACCATTGGTGCCATTAGTTTAATGCTCGACTTGACCGCCGCTGAAACTGCCGGAACTTTTATTGGTACATGGGCTTTAGCTCAGGCTATGTCCCGGGCGATCGCCACCCTTTTAGGGGGAGTTGTGCTGGATATTGGCCGGGCAATTTTTGGTGTGCCTTTACTCGCCTATGGTTCAGTTTTTGTCTTACAGGCGATCGGCATGATCTGTGCTCTCATTGTCCTAGAGCGAGTGAATGTGCGCGAATTTAAAGAAAATACAAAGCAGGCGATCGCCACCATCCTAGAAGGGGAATTAGACGGGTAG
- a CDS encoding UDP-glucuronic acid decarboxylase family protein → MRILVTGGAGFLGSHLIDRLMEAGHEVICLDNFYTGRKQNVLKWMGNPYFELIRHDITEPIRLEVDQIYHLACPASPVHYQYNAIKTVKTNVMGTLNMLGLAKRVKARFFLASTSEVYGDPDVHPQPETYWGNVNTIGIRSCYDEGKRMAETLTFDYHRSNGVDIRVVRIFNTYGPRMLPNDGRVVSNFIVQALQGKPLTVYGDGSQTRSFCYVSDLVEGFIRLMEGDFIGPVNLGNPGEYTILQLAETIQRMVNPDAELTFEPLPQDDPKQRQPDITRAKTYLNNWQPTVQLEEGLEKTIAYFRDRLNE, encoded by the coding sequence ATGAGAATTCTTGTTACGGGCGGAGCTGGTTTCCTTGGCTCGCACCTCATTGATCGCCTCATGGAAGCTGGCCACGAAGTTATCTGCCTCGATAACTTTTACACCGGGCGCAAACAAAATGTGTTGAAGTGGATGGGCAACCCCTACTTTGAACTGATTCGCCACGATATTACCGAGCCGATCCGCCTTGAAGTTGACCAGATTTATCACCTCGCTTGTCCCGCTTCCCCCGTCCATTACCAGTACAACGCCATTAAAACCGTTAAAACAAATGTGATGGGTACGCTCAATATGTTGGGCTTAGCCAAACGGGTTAAAGCTAGATTTTTCCTCGCGTCAACCTCGGAAGTGTATGGAGATCCCGATGTCCATCCCCAGCCTGAAACCTATTGGGGCAATGTGAATACCATTGGCATTCGTTCCTGCTATGACGAGGGCAAACGTATGGCGGAAACCCTCACCTTCGATTATCACCGTTCCAATGGCGTTGATATTCGTGTTGTGCGCATCTTTAATACCTACGGCCCCCGCATGCTACCCAATGATGGTCGTGTGGTGAGTAATTTTATTGTGCAGGCATTACAGGGTAAGCCTTTAACGGTTTATGGAGATGGCTCCCAAACCCGCAGTTTTTGTTATGTGAGCGATCTTGTTGAAGGATTTATTCGGCTAATGGAAGGAGACTTTATTGGTCCAGTTAATCTTGGCAATCCCGGTGAATATACGATTTTGCAACTGGCTGAGACGATCCAAAGAATGGTGAATCCCGATGCTGAGTTGACCTTTGAGCCTCTCCCTCAAGATGATCCAAAACAAAGACAGCCGGATATTACCAGAGCGAAAACGTATTTAAATAATTGGCAACCGACCGTACAACTGGAGGAGGGTCTAGAAAAAACCATTGCCTATTTCCGCGATCGCCTAAATGAGTAA